From a region of the Falco peregrinus isolate bFalPer1 chromosome 5, bFalPer1.pri, whole genome shotgun sequence genome:
- the VRK3 gene encoding inactive serine/threonine-protein kinase VRK3 — MAGRGRRGRGRRGPGAEQRGPGAARDVPRRSRCCPWCGRGLEPTFRFCPACGGRLPAEPREEPAPAEQPPPPSPPPPPRSPAASPAARPSSRSPRKARPGPAVPLPAGTVLADRGGGQWRLGRLLEQGGCGLLYEAQSASGACPQKQRYSLKLDVKDGKIYNEQNFFQRAAKAGTVEKWKKWHSVPLLGIPSCVGFGLHADSYRFLVFSDLGRTLQSVLNDGLHVLKEKAAFQIVVRLLDCLEYIHENEYVHGDVTAENIYLNPADLTQVTLAGYCFAFRYCPGGKHVAHREGSRTPHEGTMEFISLDSHKGAGPSRRSDLESLGYCLLKWLCGFLPWSDELDKVETVVEKKEKYRADVKCLLQLCFRQRSIPDALQSYLQQVMALGYEEKPDYEALRQLFKKPLEKMKASAYDSVDIKMVP; from the exons atggcgggccgcgggcggcggggccgagggcggcggggcccgggcgcGGAGCAGCGGGGCCCGGGCGCGGCCCGCGACGTCCCGAG GCGGAGCCGGTGCTGCCCGTGGTGCGGCCGCGGCCTGGAGCCCACCTTCCGCTTCTGCCCGGCCTGCGGCGGGAGGCTGCCCGCGGAGCCTCGGGAGGAGCCGGCCCCGGCGGAGCAGCCGCCCCCGCCctcaccgccgccgccgccccggagcCCGGCGGCCTCCCCCGCGGCGCGGCCCAGCTCCCGCTCGCCCCGCAAAgcgcggccggggccggcggtGCCGCTGCCGGCCGGGACGGTGCTGGCGGACCGGGGCGGCGGGCAGTGGCGGCTGGGCCGCCTCCTGGAGCAGGGCGGCTGCGGGCTGCTGTACGAAG CGCAGTCAGCATCTGGAGCCTGTCCTCAAAAGCAAAGATACTCCCTCAAACTT GATGTCAAAGATGGCAAGATCTACAATGAACAGAATTTCTTCCAGCGAGCTGCAAAGGCAGGCACAG TGGAGAAGTGGAAGAAGTGGCACTCTGTGCCATTGCTGGGAATCCCCAGTTGCGTTGGCTTTGGACTGCATGCAGATAGCTACAG GTTTTTGGTGTTCTCTGACTTAGGGCGAACTCTTCAGTCCGTCCTGAATGATGGCTTACACGtgctgaaggagaaggcagcTTTTCAGATCGTAGTCCGGCTG CTAGACTGCCTGGAGTACATTCATGAAAATGAGTATGTGCATGGGGACGTCACAGCTGAGAACATCTATTTGAACCCAGCTGACCTCACACAG GTGACCCTAGCAGGCTATTGCTTTGCGTTTCGTTACTGCCCAGGAGGGAAGCACGTGGCTCACCGTGAAGGCAGCAGGACCCCTCATGAAGGCACGATGGAGTTTATCAGTCTGGACAGCCACAAGGGAGCAG GACCATCTCGCCGGAGTGACTTGGAATCTCTGGGCTACTGTCTGCTGAAATGGCTCTGTGGCTTCTTGCCTTGGTCTGATGAGCTGGACAAAGTAGAAACTGTggtggagaagaaagaaaa GTACAGAGCAGATGTGAAATGCCTTCTTCAACTATGCTTCAGGCAGAGATCCATTCCAG ATGCCCTACAGAGCTACCTGCAGCAAGTGATGGCACTAGGGTACGAGGAGAAGCCTGACTATGAGGCGCTACGGCAGCTCTTCAAGAAGCCACTGGAAAAGATGAAAGCTTCAGCTTATGACTCTGTGGATATCAAAATGGTGCCCTAA
- the CCNF gene encoding cyclin-F isoform X1: MKAGVIHCRCSRCFSFPSKRRIRKRPRVLTLLSLPEDVLFHVLKGLPAEDILSVRAVHSHLKYLVDNHASVWACASFQEIWPSPQNLKMFERAAERGNFEAAVKLGIAYLYNEGLSISDEGRAEVNGLKASHFFSLAERLNVCAAPFIWLFIRPPWSLSGSCCKAVVYESLKAECQLEKAQKGSILHCLAKVLSLFEDEEKRKQSLEMFEESSKQGCLISSYLLWESNRKAAMSDPGRYLQSLRKLRDYAAKGCWEAQIALAKACGNGNQLGLEAKSSSEMVSQIFQASLPVSKQSIFTVQKGMNETMRYILIDWLVEVATMKDFSSLCLHMTVGCVDRYLKLRPVPRAQLQLLGIACMVICTRFISKEILTIREAVWLTDNTYKYEDLVRMMGEIISALEGKIRIPTIVDYKDVLSNIVSLERRTLHLYSFICELSLLNTSLCVYSPAQLAAGALLLAKILHRQAHPWTSQLSECTGFSLEDLLSCVLSLYQKCFHDDVPKDYRQVSLTAVKQRFEDERYEEIGKEKMMSYSQLCSLLGVKQEDPEPSPLHTNAVEIQTFLSSPSGKRTKRRREDSIKDDRGSFVTTPTAELSTQEESLLDNFLDWSLDSCSGYEGDQESEGERDGDVTSPSGILDMTVVYMDPGEHCCQDSSDEDNLAVEWDVDAAPPREAKLLGDTRSLSVYFTPRNPNLEGSSGYSSINSASPTSSVEGNLGVPLKPTSALSLGSAMKKEPCPPHYLESCLQSACARPSDGKCDRRQVKRKNVAEHSEERVNLGFLSL, translated from the exons GTGCACTCGCATCTTAAATACCTTGTGGATAATCATGCTAGTGTTTGGGCATGTGCAAGTTTCCAAGAAATATGGCCTTCTCCACAGAATCTGAAGATGTTTGAAAG GGCTGCTGAAAGGGGTAACTTTGAAGCTGCTGTGAAGCTGGGGATAGCGTACCTGTACAATGAAGGCT tgtcCATCTCCGATGAGGGTCGTGCAGAAGTGAATGGATTAAAGGCATCTCACTTCTTCAGTCTGGCGGAGCGTTTGAATGTGTGCGCAGCCCCATTTATCTGGCTTTTTATCCGTCCTCCCTGGTCGTTGAGTGGAAGCTGTTGTAAAGCTGTGGTCTATGAGAGTCTCAAAGCAGAGTGTCAGTTGGAGAAA GCTCAAAAAGGATCTATTCTCCACTGCTTGGCTAAGGTCTTGAGTCTCTTTGAG gatgaagaaaaaagaaaacaatcccTTGAAATGTTTGAAGAATCTTCAAAGCAGGGTTGTTTAATTAGCTCCTACCTCCTTTGGGAAAGTAACAGAAAGGCTGCT ATGTCAGATCCTGGCAGATACCTCCAAAGTCTCAGGAAGCTACGAGACTATGCAGCAAAgggctgctgggaagcacag ATAGCTTTAGCCAAAGCTTGTGGGAATGGAAACCAACTAGGATTAGAAGCTAAATCATCCAGTGAAATGGTGTCTCAAATCTTTCAAGCTTCCCTTCCTGTCAGCAAGCAAAGTATCTTCACTGTGCAGAAAGGAATGAATGAAACAATGAG GTACATCCTGATTGATTGGCTGGTAGAAGTGGCTACCATGAAAGACTTTTCTAGCCTATGCCTTCACATGACAGTGGGATGCGTGGATCGTTATTTGAAGCTGAGACCTGTACCTCGGGCTCAACTCCAACTTTTGGGAATAGCCTGCATGGTCATTTGCACACG CTTCATCAGCAAAGAGATCTTGACAATACGGGAAGCTGTGTGGCTAACGGACAACACATACAAGTATGAGGACTTGGTCAGAATGATGGGCGAAATCATTTCTGCCCTGGAAGGAAAGATAAGG ATACCTACCATTGTGGACTACAAAGACGTATTGTCAAACATAGTCTCACTAGAGAGAAGAACTCTTCACCTTTACAGCTTCATTTGTGAACTGTCACTCTTAAACACAAGCCTTTGTGTGTATTCCCcagctcagctggctgctggagcaCTACTGCTGGCTAAGATACTACATAGGCAAG CACACCCCTGGACCAGCCAGCTGTCTGAGTGCACCGGTTTCTCTCTCGAAGACCTGTTGTCCTGTGTGCTAAGCCTCTACCAAAAGTG TTTCCATGACGATGTCCCAAAGGATTATAGGCAGGTGTCCTTAACTGCTGTGAAACAACGATTTGAAGATGAGCGTTATGAAGAAATAGGCAAAGAAAAG aTGATGAGTTACAGCCAGCTCTGTTCATTGTTGGGTGTGAAACAGGAGGACCCAGAGCCCAGCCCCTTGCACACAAATGCGGTGGAGATTCAGACTTTCCTTAGCTCTCCCTCTGGAAAGAGAACTAAAAG gaggagggaagacaGCATTAAGGATGACAGAGGCAGCTTTGTGACCACACCCACAGCAGAGCTATCCACCCAGGAAGAAAGTCTTCTAGATAACTTCCTAGACTGGAGTTTGGATTCCTGCTCTGGCTATGAAGGTGATCAGGAAAGTGAAGGCGAGCGAGATGGAGACG TGACAAGTCCCAGTGGGATCTTGGACATGACGGTGGTCTATATGGACCCTGGAGAGCACTGCTGTCAGGACTCCAGCGATGAAGACAACCTAGCTGTAGAGTGGGATGTGGATGCAGCACCACCGAGGGAGGCTAAGCTGCTGGGTGACACTCGCAGCCTCTCAGTATATTTCACCCCAAGAAATCCTAACCTGGAAGGGAGCTCAGGCTACTCTTCCATCAACAGTGCCAGTCCTACATCCTCTGTAGAAGGCAACCTTGGAGTACCTCTCAAACCTACCTCAGCACTGTCTCTGGGCAGTGCCATGAAGAAGGAGCCATGCCCGCCTCATTACTTGGAATCATGTTTACAGTCAGCCTGTGCTAGGCCTAGTGATGGCAAGTGTGACAGAAGGCAAGTCAAGCGAAAAAATGTGGCAGAACACAGTGAAGAAAGGGTGAACTTGGGCTTCTTAAGCCTCTGA
- the CCNF gene encoding cyclin-F isoform X2: MKAGVIHCRCSRCFSFPSKRRIRKRPRVLTLLSLPEDVLFHVLKGLPAEDILSVRAVHSHLKYLVDNHASVWACASFQEIWPSPQNLKMFERAAERGNFEAAVKLGIAYLYNEGLSISDEGRAEVNGLKASHFFSLAERLNVCAAPFIWLFIRPPWSLSGSCCKAVVYESLKAECQLEKAQKGSILHCLAKVLSLFEDEEKRKQSLEMFEESSKQGCLISSYLLWESNRKAAMSDPGRYLQSLRKLRDYAAKGCWEAQIALAKACGNGNQLGLEAKSSSEMVSQIFQASLPVSKQSIFTVQKGMNETMRYILIDWLVEVATMKDFSSLCLHMTVGCVDRYLKLRPVPRAQLQLLGIACMVICTRFISKEILTIREAVWLTDNTYKYEDLVRMMGEIISALEGKIRIPTIVDYKDVLSNIVSLERRTLHLYSFICELSLLNTSLCVYSPAQLAAGALLLAKILHRQAHPWTSQLSECTGFSLEDLLSCVLSLYQKCFHDDVPKDYRQVSLTAVKQRFEDERYEEIGKEKMMSYSQLCSLLGVKQEDPEPSPLHTNAVEIQTFLSSPSGKRTKRRREDSIKDDRGSFVTTPTAELSTQEESLLDNFLDWSLDSCSGYEGDQESEGERDGDGNRSLNFQLKTSWNHPPPSPVVEIVKYFRSIHLFSFFILLQSMKSFYSCLVFQSESVFRCR, encoded by the exons GTGCACTCGCATCTTAAATACCTTGTGGATAATCATGCTAGTGTTTGGGCATGTGCAAGTTTCCAAGAAATATGGCCTTCTCCACAGAATCTGAAGATGTTTGAAAG GGCTGCTGAAAGGGGTAACTTTGAAGCTGCTGTGAAGCTGGGGATAGCGTACCTGTACAATGAAGGCT tgtcCATCTCCGATGAGGGTCGTGCAGAAGTGAATGGATTAAAGGCATCTCACTTCTTCAGTCTGGCGGAGCGTTTGAATGTGTGCGCAGCCCCATTTATCTGGCTTTTTATCCGTCCTCCCTGGTCGTTGAGTGGAAGCTGTTGTAAAGCTGTGGTCTATGAGAGTCTCAAAGCAGAGTGTCAGTTGGAGAAA GCTCAAAAAGGATCTATTCTCCACTGCTTGGCTAAGGTCTTGAGTCTCTTTGAG gatgaagaaaaaagaaaacaatcccTTGAAATGTTTGAAGAATCTTCAAAGCAGGGTTGTTTAATTAGCTCCTACCTCCTTTGGGAAAGTAACAGAAAGGCTGCT ATGTCAGATCCTGGCAGATACCTCCAAAGTCTCAGGAAGCTACGAGACTATGCAGCAAAgggctgctgggaagcacag ATAGCTTTAGCCAAAGCTTGTGGGAATGGAAACCAACTAGGATTAGAAGCTAAATCATCCAGTGAAATGGTGTCTCAAATCTTTCAAGCTTCCCTTCCTGTCAGCAAGCAAAGTATCTTCACTGTGCAGAAAGGAATGAATGAAACAATGAG GTACATCCTGATTGATTGGCTGGTAGAAGTGGCTACCATGAAAGACTTTTCTAGCCTATGCCTTCACATGACAGTGGGATGCGTGGATCGTTATTTGAAGCTGAGACCTGTACCTCGGGCTCAACTCCAACTTTTGGGAATAGCCTGCATGGTCATTTGCACACG CTTCATCAGCAAAGAGATCTTGACAATACGGGAAGCTGTGTGGCTAACGGACAACACATACAAGTATGAGGACTTGGTCAGAATGATGGGCGAAATCATTTCTGCCCTGGAAGGAAAGATAAGG ATACCTACCATTGTGGACTACAAAGACGTATTGTCAAACATAGTCTCACTAGAGAGAAGAACTCTTCACCTTTACAGCTTCATTTGTGAACTGTCACTCTTAAACACAAGCCTTTGTGTGTATTCCCcagctcagctggctgctggagcaCTACTGCTGGCTAAGATACTACATAGGCAAG CACACCCCTGGACCAGCCAGCTGTCTGAGTGCACCGGTTTCTCTCTCGAAGACCTGTTGTCCTGTGTGCTAAGCCTCTACCAAAAGTG TTTCCATGACGATGTCCCAAAGGATTATAGGCAGGTGTCCTTAACTGCTGTGAAACAACGATTTGAAGATGAGCGTTATGAAGAAATAGGCAAAGAAAAG aTGATGAGTTACAGCCAGCTCTGTTCATTGTTGGGTGTGAAACAGGAGGACCCAGAGCCCAGCCCCTTGCACACAAATGCGGTGGAGATTCAGACTTTCCTTAGCTCTCCCTCTGGAAAGAGAACTAAAAG gaggagggaagacaGCATTAAGGATGACAGAGGCAGCTTTGTGACCACACCCACAGCAGAGCTATCCACCCAGGAAGAAAGTCTTCTAGATAACTTCCTAGACTGGAGTTTGGATTCCTGCTCTGGCTATGAAGGTGATCAGGAAAGTGAAGGCGAGCGAGATGGAGACG GCAACAGAAGCCTGAACTTCCAACTGAAGACCAGTTGGAATcaccctcccccttccccagtggttgaaattgttaaatattttagatCTATACAtctgttctctttctttataCTGCTTCAGAGCATGAAGAGCTTTTACAGCTGCTTGGTATTTCAAAGCGAGTCTGTTTTCAGATGCCGCTGA